In the Nicotiana tabacum cultivar K326 chromosome 16, ASM71507v2, whole genome shotgun sequence genome, one interval contains:
- the LOC107831719 gene encoding uncharacterized protein LOC107831719 codes for MSSYAKFLKEILSSKRKLEEVFVVMLTEKCSAILQNKLPQKLGDPGSITIPCTLGGVYFEKALCDSGASINLIPFSIFRKLDLGEMKDICVCLQFADQSTKKPKEIIENVLVRVDKFLFPVNFIVLEMKECPDEPIILGRPFLATGRAIIDVHQGQLILRVDEERTIFDMQKILRFSGDEASSSCFSIDMISDLADEFKDDQLISDSMERCLTKSGTAQDDDPIIRREAEILEKDSKDKEMQSEEVQPKL; via the coding sequence ATGTCTTCATAtgctaaatttttaaaagaaattttgtcaagtaaaagGAAATTGGAAGAAGTTTTTGTGGTAATGCTTACTGAAAAATGCagtgctatacttcaaaataaacTACCACAAAAACTTGGTGATCCTGGCAGTATTACCATTCCATGCACTCTAGGAGGAGTATATTTTGAAAAAGCACTTTGTGATTCTGGAGCTTCAATAAATTTGATACCATTTTCTATCTTTAGAAAATTGGATCTTGGTGAAATGAAGGACATATGTGTTTGTCTTCAGTTTGCAGATCAAAGTACTAAGAAACCTAAGGAAATAATTGAAAATGTGCTTGTAAGAGTAGATAAGTTTTTGTTCCCTGTAAATTTTATAGTGCTTGAAATGAAAGAATGTCCTGATGAACCAATAATTTTGGGTAGACCATTTCTTGCTACAGGAAGAGCAATCATAGATGTTCATCAAGGGCAACTAATCTTGAGAGTTGATGAAGAAAGAACCATttttgatatgcaaaagatactaAGATTTTCAGGAGATGAGGCATCATCTTCATGCTTTTCTATTGACATGATTAGTGATCTTGCAGATGAATTCAAAGATGATCAATTAATTTCAGACTCAATGGAAAGATGTTTGACCAAATCAGGCACCGCACAAGATGATGATCCCATAATTAGGAGAGAAGCTGAAATACTGGAAAAGGATTCTAAGGATAAGGAGATGCAATCAGAAGAAGTTCAACCAAAACTTTAA